The following proteins are co-located in the Gammaproteobacteria bacterium genome:
- a CDS encoding FAD-dependent oxidoreductase — protein MQYPTDFDVIVIGGGHAGTEAALAAARLGVRT, from the coding sequence GTGCAGTACCCGACAGATTTCGATGTCATCGTCATAGGTGGCGGCCACGCCGGTACGGAAGCGGCACTGGCGGCCGCCCGCCTCGGTGTGCGCACGC